The Patescibacteria group bacterium genomic sequence TCTACCTCTAGTCGAGCTCCTGTCATTCCCATTGGATTTGAAATCCCGACCTGATTTTCAACTGAATAAGATCTTGGCAAGGTGTGTAAAATTTTATAATTAGCTGGCATATTTGATTTTTCAGCCTGCCTTAATACATCTTCTATGTTTTCTTTGGTTATTTTACCATCTGGATGAGAAATTCCAACAACCCCTGTCCCTGGTTGTGAAATTATATGATTTCCTGAAATACCAACATAAGCATTATCTATCTCTACTCCAATTTTATTCTCAACAGACTCAATGCAAGCACTAATACTTGAAACAGTATCTTCAACACTACTAATTATTCCCTTTTTAATACCATCAGAAGGCCCGACTGCTAGCTTAATAATGTTTAGTCTCCCTGTTTCTGATACTTCGCCAACTGCCACTCTTATTGTGCCCGAACCTAAATCAATTCCTGTGATGATTTTTTTTCTTTTCATAATTATCTAATTTGGCTAATATATTTTTAGTTATTTGACCCATCTCGATTGTTTGTTTTTGATTCTGGTGATTATACCCAAGAATATGTAATAATCCATGCACTAGCAATAACCTTAGTTCCTGTTTTTGAGTACATTTTTTTAGTTTAGCTTGTTGCTTTAATTTGTCCCAGCAAATAATTATTTCAGCAGGGTCTGCAAAGCTTAAAACATCAGTAATATTATTGATATTTCTATATTTTTTATTAATTGCTTTAATTTCTTGCTCTGACACAAAAGCAACTGATAAATCTTTTATTAACTGTTTACTTTTAGTTAATCTAAAAGCATTTGTCATCCAATCAGATATAAACTTTTTAGATATCTGCGCTTTTGCCAAATTATTAACTTGAACATTCATTTTATTTTATTCTGTCTGACTTGACTTGATTGGGTCAATGGAAATTGCTTCTACAGGGCAATTCTCTTCAGCTGTTTTATTGCAACCAAGAGATTCTATTTCATCTTTAACCGGACTTGCTTTGCCATCTTTCATTTCAAACCCCGTTGGGCAAATCGCTGCACAACTTCCACAACCAATACATTTTTCTTTGTCTACTTTAACTTTAAACATACTGTTTATTTTTTATCACTATCTTTATAAGCATCTTTAATTTCTTCAATGTCTTCTTTAATTTCATCTTTAAATTCTTTAGCTCCTTCTGTTACTTTTTTAATAACATCAACTGCATCCTCTTTGACATCTTCCATCTTATCTTTTAGTTCCTCTCTTGTTTCTTTGCCTGGTTTTTTAGCAAATAAAGTTCCCAAAAAGCCTCCTAAAACCGTGCCCAGTGCTCCTATCCTTAAAAATTTTTTAAAATTTTTCATAAAAATTAATAATTAAATTATTTATTAAGTTGATTCCATCCTGCTTTAAAATGAAGATGGATGTGACCTACTATTTGACCAGCGCTTTGACCACAATTTAAAAGCAATTGATATTCATCTTTAGCTAATTCTAATTTAGCTGACAAAAGCTTTGCCTGCCAAATCATCTCGAGAATCAATTGCTTATGCTCTTCTTTGGCAGTTGCCAATGATTTAATGTGTTCTTTTGGAACAATCAAAAAATGAATTGGAGCGCTTGGATTAATATCTTTAAATATAATAATATTTTTGTTTTCAAAAACAATATCACTTTGAATCTGCTTGGTTATTATTTTACAAAAAATACAATCCATGATTCATTACTTAATTAATGATGGAAAAAAATACTTTTTTTTCTTATTTTTTTTAATTTTATCCCATTCATTAAGTAGTGCTAAAGCCCTTGAGGCTACTAAGCCCGCTTGTTTCTCTCCCTTGGCAAGAAACTCATTGGTTTCTAAATTGTCAAAAACAGCACAAACCGAACCTGTCCTAAGCCCGTAAATACCTCCTAAAGCAAATAAAGCTGATGTTTCCATCTCAATATTTATAATACCAGCTGCTTGTAAATCAGACAAAATATCTTTATTATATGATTGAATATATCCATCAAAACCAAGTCTCCCCTCTCCTATGTAAAAAGAATCTGTCGATGCCCCTACGCCAACATGATAAACAAAATTTAATTCCTCGCAAGCTTGGATTAGCGCCAACACAACCTCATAATTAGCCTGAGCTGGATATTCTGACATAACATAATCTTTTGATGTCCCCTCCATTCTTACGCTACCTGAATTAATCACTAAATCGCCTGGATTTATTCCTTTTTTAAGGGCGCCAGTAGAACCAACTCTTATAAATGTGTTAACGTCGATTCTGGCAGTTTCTTCAATTGCTATTGCCATGGAAGGTGCTCCTATCCCAATAGATAAGCAAGAGATTTTGTGACCATTAAAATAACCCGTGGTTGAACAAAATTCTCTATTGCAAGTAATTGTTTGTTTGTTTTCCCATGATTGAGTAATTTTTTTTACCCTCCCAGGGTCTCCTGTTAATAAAAG encodes the following:
- a CDS encoding YtxH domain-containing protein, producing MKNFKKFLRIGALGTVLGGFLGTLFAKKPGKETREELKDKMEDVKEDAVDVIKKVTEGAKEFKDEIKEDIEEIKDAYKDSDKK
- a CDS encoding ferredoxin, whose product is MFKVKVDKEKCIGCGSCAAICPTGFEMKDGKASPVKDEIESLGCNKTAEENCPVEAISIDPIKSSQTE
- the ybeY gene encoding rRNA maturation RNase YbeY, whose protein sequence is MNVQVNNLAKAQISKKFISDWMTNAFRLTKSKQLIKDLSVAFVSEQEIKAINKKYRNINNITDVLSFADPAEIIICWDKLKQQAKLKKCTQKQELRLLLVHGLLHILGYNHQNQKQTIEMGQITKNILAKLDNYEKKKNHHRN
- a CDS encoding nucleoside phosphorylase, translated to MIKSTAKNPKRKDGSQYHIACKKGDLSAYLLLTGDPGRVKKITQSWENKQTITCNREFCSTTGYFNGHKISCLSIGIGAPSMAIAIEETARIDVNTFIRVGSTGALKKGINPGDLVINSGSVRMEGTSKDYVMSEYPAQANYEVVLALIQACEELNFVYHVGVGASTDSFYIGEGRLGFDGYIQSYNKDILSDLQAAGIINIEMETSALFALGGIYGLRTGSVCAVFDNLETNEFLAKGEKQAGLVASRALALLNEWDKIKKNKKKKYFFPSLIK
- a CDS encoding HIT domain-containing protein, giving the protein MDCIFCKIITKQIQSDIVFENKNIIIFKDINPSAPIHFLIVPKEHIKSLATAKEEHKQLILEMIWQAKLLSAKLELAKDEYQLLLNCGQSAGQIVGHIHLHFKAGWNQLNK